From Vagococcus jeotgali, one genomic window encodes:
- the trxA gene encoding thioredoxin, with translation MVENITDQNFEEKTSEGLVLVDFWAPWCGPCRMQGPILDGLATEYQDKVKIVKVNVDDNPATSQAHGIMSIPTLLLKKDGQVVEQLVGVQQKPQLELLFNKYL, from the coding sequence ATGGTAGAAAATATTACAGATCAAAATTTTGAAGAGAAAACAAGTGAAGGTTTAGTTTTAGTAGATTTTTGGGCACCTTGGTGTGGACCATGTCGTATGCAAGGACCTATTTTAGATGGTTTAGCAACAGAGTATCAAGATAAAGTGAAAATTGTTAAAGTTAACGTTGATGATAATCCTGCAACGAGTCAAGCTCATGGTATTATGAGTATTCCAACTCTTCTACTTAAAAAAGATGGGCAAGTAGTTGAACAATTAGTTGGAGTACAACAAAAACCTCAATTAGAATTACTTTTCAATAAATATCTATAA
- the uvrC gene encoding excinuclease ABC subunit UvrC, protein MNETIKHKLALLPDQPGCYLMRDKQGTIIYVGKAKILKNRVRSYFTGSHDGKTQRLVSEIEDFETIITESDIEALLLEINLIQENKPKYNIMLKDDKSYPFIKITNEKAPRLLITRKVLKDNAIYFGPYPDVRAANETKRLLDRIYPLRKCKNLPNEVCLYYHMGQCLGPCINKEVEEQYKGMVEEIKSFLNGGYTDIQKDIEKKMIQASEDMEFEKAAEYRDQIQSIQSVMTKQKMTNADFIDRDVFGFYADKGWMVVQVFFVRQGKLIERNVFDFPFYADPEDDFLSFIGQFYQENHHFIPKEVLLPQNVDKKLVEAIIPTKILQPKRGEKKDLVELANKNAKIYLRDQFSLIEKKEDRTIGAVDKLGQAMRIPTPYRIEAFDNSNIMGVDPVSAMVVYVDGKPSKKDYRKFKIKTVEGPDDYASMKEVIYRRYSRVIKDNLPMPDLILIDGGKGQVHAAKEVLDNQLGIDIPIAGLAKNDQHKTSELLFGPQLDVILLKRNSPEFFLLQRIQDEVHRFAITFHRATRSKTSFASKLDGITGLGPKRKKLLLKEFKSLKNIEQASIGELQEVGLPKDVAENVFKHFNHN, encoded by the coding sequence ATGAATGAAACCATTAAACATAAATTGGCATTGTTACCTGATCAACCTGGATGCTACTTAATGCGTGATAAGCAAGGAACTATTATCTATGTGGGAAAAGCAAAGATTTTAAAAAATAGAGTGAGATCATATTTTACAGGAAGTCATGACGGAAAGACTCAAAGACTAGTTAGTGAAATCGAAGACTTTGAAACCATCATCACAGAATCAGACATAGAGGCTTTATTACTTGAGATCAATTTAATTCAAGAAAATAAACCGAAATACAATATTATGCTAAAAGATGATAAAAGTTATCCCTTTATTAAAATTACAAATGAAAAAGCCCCTAGACTACTAATTACTAGAAAAGTCTTAAAAGATAATGCTATTTATTTTGGACCTTACCCTGATGTTAGGGCAGCAAATGAAACTAAACGATTGTTAGATAGAATTTATCCTTTGAGAAAATGTAAAAATCTACCTAATGAAGTGTGCTTGTATTATCATATGGGTCAATGCTTAGGTCCTTGTATCAATAAAGAGGTTGAAGAGCAGTACAAAGGAATGGTAGAGGAGATTAAATCTTTTTTAAATGGTGGCTATACTGACATTCAAAAAGATATTGAGAAAAAAATGATACAAGCTTCAGAAGACATGGAATTTGAAAAAGCAGCAGAATACCGTGACCAAATCCAGTCCATTCAATCGGTGATGACAAAGCAAAAAATGACGAACGCTGATTTTATCGACCGAGATGTTTTTGGTTTTTATGCTGATAAAGGCTGGATGGTCGTTCAAGTCTTTTTTGTCAGACAAGGCAAATTAATTGAGCGAAATGTATTTGATTTTCCTTTTTATGCTGACCCTGAAGATGACTTCTTATCTTTTATTGGACAATTTTATCAAGAAAATCACCATTTTATCCCTAAGGAAGTTTTACTACCTCAAAATGTAGATAAAAAATTAGTTGAGGCGATTATTCCAACCAAAATCTTACAACCAAAGCGTGGTGAGAAAAAAGACTTAGTTGAGCTGGCTAATAAAAATGCCAAAATATACTTAAGAGATCAGTTTAGTTTGATTGAGAAAAAAGAAGACAGAACCATTGGCGCTGTTGATAAGTTGGGCCAAGCGATGCGAATACCAACGCCTTATAGAATTGAGGCGTTTGATAACTCTAATATTATGGGAGTAGATCCTGTTTCTGCTATGGTTGTTTATGTGGATGGAAAGCCTTCGAAAAAAGATTACCGAAAATTTAAAATCAAAACCGTTGAAGGCCCTGACGATTATGCTTCTATGAAAGAAGTTATCTATAGAAGGTACTCAAGAGTGATTAAAGATAATCTTCCTATGCCTGATTTGATTTTAATTGACGGAGGGAAAGGTCAAGTTCATGCGGCTAAGGAGGTATTGGATAACCAACTAGGAATTGATATTCCCATTGCTGGTCTTGCTAAAAACGATCAACATAAAACAAGTGAGTTGTTATTTGGACCTCAACTAGATGTGATTTTGTTAAAACGTAATTCACCTGAATTCTTTTTATTACAGCGTATACAAGATGAAGTCCATCGTTTTGCTATTACTTTTCACAGAGCGACTAGAAGTAAAACGAGTTTTGCATCAAAACTTGATGGTATTACAGGACTTGGACCTAAACGGAAAAAATTATTATTAAAAGAATTTAAGTCTCTAAAGAATATTGAACAGGCATCAATTGGTGAGTTACAAGAAGTAGGACTTCCAAAAGATGTGGCTGAGAATGTTTTTAAACATTTTAATCATAATTAA